A window of the Streptomyces luomodiensis genome harbors these coding sequences:
- a CDS encoding deoxyribonuclease IV, which yields MRNPIGGHVRVAGGLATVGMAHAADIGAETVQVFVANPRGWATPAGTPAQDEAFRAACAERSIPAYVHAPYLINFGSHTEATAERSVASLRHSLRRGREIGALGVVVHTGSATGGRSRATALAQVRERMLPLLDELVRDDDPWLLLEPTAGQGTSLCSFVADLGPYFEALDRHPRLGVCLDTCHVFAAGHDLAAAGGVKQTLDELVAVTGEGRLKLIHANDSKDVVGAHKDRHANIGAGHIGAEPFRELFTHPATEGVPLVIETPGGTEGHAADVARLKELRAGVV from the coding sequence ATCCGCAACCCCATCGGAGGCCATGTCCGGGTGGCCGGTGGCCTCGCCACCGTCGGCATGGCGCACGCCGCCGACATCGGCGCCGAGACCGTCCAGGTCTTCGTCGCCAATCCGCGCGGCTGGGCCACCCCGGCCGGTACGCCCGCCCAGGACGAGGCGTTCCGGGCCGCCTGTGCCGAGCGGTCCATACCGGCGTATGTCCACGCCCCGTACCTGATCAACTTCGGCTCGCACACGGAGGCCACCGCCGAACGTTCCGTGGCATCCCTGCGCCATTCGCTGCGGCGCGGCCGGGAGATCGGGGCGCTCGGCGTCGTCGTCCACACCGGCTCGGCGACCGGGGGACGCTCGCGGGCCACGGCGCTCGCGCAGGTGCGGGAGCGGATGCTGCCGCTGCTGGACGAGCTGGTCCGGGACGACGACCCGTGGCTGCTGCTGGAGCCGACCGCCGGTCAGGGCACCTCGCTGTGCTCGTTCGTGGCGGACCTGGGCCCGTACTTCGAGGCGCTCGACCGGCACCCCCGGCTCGGTGTCTGCCTGGACACCTGCCATGTGTTCGCGGCGGGCCATGACCTCGCCGCGGCGGGCGGTGTGAAGCAGACCCTGGACGAGCTGGTGGCCGTCACCGGCGAGGGGCGGCTCAAGCTGATCCACGCCAACGACTCCAAGGACGTGGTCGGCGCCCACAAGGACCGGCACGCGAACATCGGCGCCGGGCACATCGGGGCGGAGCCGTTCCGTGAGCTGTTCACCCATCCCGCGACGGAGGGGGTGCCGCTGGTGATCGAGACGCCGGGCGGTACGGAGGGGCATGCGGCGGATGTGGCCCGGCTGAAGGAGTTGCGCGCCGGGGTGGTCTGA